The Streptomyces sp. DH-12 genome has a window encoding:
- the panD gene encoding aspartate 1-decarboxylase — MLRTMFKSKIHRATVTQADLHYVGSVTIDADLLDAADLLPGELVHIVDVTNGARLETYVIEGERGSGVVGINGAAAHLVHPGDLVIIISYAQVTDAEARALEPRVVHVDADNRVVALGADPSEPVPGSDQERSPQAVATA; from the coding sequence ATGCTGCGCACCATGTTCAAGTCCAAGATCCACCGCGCCACCGTCACCCAGGCCGACCTGCACTACGTGGGATCCGTGACGATCGACGCGGATCTGCTCGACGCCGCCGATCTGCTGCCCGGTGAGCTCGTGCACATCGTCGACGTCACCAACGGCGCCCGGCTCGAGACGTACGTCATCGAGGGGGAGCGCGGGTCCGGTGTGGTCGGCATCAACGGAGCCGCCGCCCACCTCGTGCACCCGGGCGACCTCGTGATCATCATCAGTTACGCCCAGGTGACCGACGCCGAGGCGCGGGCGCTCGAACCGCGGGTCGTCCACGTGGACGCCGACAACCGTGTCGTCGCCCTCGGCGCCGACCCGTCCGAGCCGGTGCCCGGGTCGGACCAGGAGCGCAGCCCCCAGGCCGTCGCCACGGCCTGA
- a CDS encoding LuxR C-terminal-related transcriptional regulator, which produces MIIEDDIRRYSVEGMLGSLDIQLAVRSVTNAEDLSSFCNGWLVISDSTALESVPDEISERLRRQNTPVLILVDSADVVEQSWADHANGFLDWADLCPESLRVAIVDVQAGRFHVSATLARRSVTASEQVGDGSTSKRASTISLTAREHQVLRLIAEGLSNRQVARSLSVSEHGVKRTVGIILAKLNCPNRTLAVVRAMESGLLVM; this is translated from the coding sequence TTGATCATCGAAGACGACATCCGCCGATACAGTGTCGAGGGAATGCTTGGTTCGCTCGACATCCAGTTGGCCGTTCGATCCGTGACGAATGCCGAAGATCTCTCGTCCTTCTGCAACGGCTGGCTGGTCATCTCGGACAGTACTGCCCTGGAGTCCGTACCTGATGAGATCTCCGAAAGGCTGCGCAGGCAGAACACGCCCGTACTGATCCTGGTGGACTCGGCGGACGTGGTCGAGCAGTCCTGGGCCGATCACGCGAACGGCTTCCTGGACTGGGCGGATCTCTGCCCCGAGTCCCTGCGTGTGGCGATCGTCGATGTGCAGGCCGGGCGCTTCCATGTGTCGGCGACCCTGGCCCGACGGTCCGTGACAGCGTCCGAACAGGTCGGGGACGGAAGCACCTCGAAGCGCGCGTCGACGATATCCCTGACGGCACGTGAACATCAGGTGCTGCGCCTGATCGCCGAGGGGCTCAGCAACCGGCAGGTCGCCCGATCGCTGAGTGTCTCCGAACACGGGGTCAAGCGCACGGTCGGCATCATTCTGGCCAAGCTCAACTGCCCGAACCGGACTCTGGCGGTCGTCCGGGCCATGGAGTCGGGGCTCCTCGTCATGTGA
- a CDS encoding AAA family ATPase, translated as MNDPAARAVEAERDYVSSLYALLTERLSEARESRTSVLKAKAESAVEAYEREIAAERLAKEIGRLEGAEKGLVFGRIDWTDGTALRIGRIGLQTEEDDLPLLVDWRANAARPFYEATPVHPMDLRRRRHLRLEERTVISVSDEILDGTAPTDDDVVGDGPLTEALSARRTGMMQAAVATLQAEQDEIVRSAHRGVTVVQGGPGTGKTVVALHRAAYVLYAFPRAAEEGVLVVGPNARFLDYISQVLPSLGENDVVLATCQELAGVSTDVVDPFDRARLKGGSGLADALAGLLRVHQAPAGDFTVRVGQERVHLSGEEVAMAREAAVRAVSGHNPARQVFKELLVDAVTDAMQRDMSEVLEQIDADAERMTGINLDRFTGVAQRRVEGAADPGPVHELDLDAIRDDLLDDAGVDRAVETLWPRLVPGDLVKALLTDADALAEYLPRLTAQERSLLLRGPDDPWTDADVPLLDEAASLVDGPPERTYGHVVVDEAQELTAMQWRMIVRRCPARAMTLVGDFAQAGPAATACDWKEALSPHVGPRFKLHNLTVSYRTTQEILESVRDLLTRIAPDQKPTRSLRSGESPRTVTTTPDGLVAAAVQELRAQSTTHPGELLGVICADNRVSELTAQGIAHHARIVPASEARGLEFDGVVVVDPEEIITARPGGERDLYVALTRATKRLCTITVQPA; from the coding sequence ATGAATGATCCCGCTGCGCGTGCGGTGGAAGCGGAGCGGGATTACGTCTCCTCCTTGTACGCGTTGCTCACCGAGCGGCTTTCCGAGGCCCGCGAGAGCCGGACGAGCGTGCTGAAGGCCAAGGCGGAAAGTGCGGTTGAGGCATACGAGAGAGAGATCGCCGCCGAGCGGCTGGCCAAGGAGATCGGCCGGTTGGAGGGTGCCGAGAAGGGGCTGGTCTTCGGGCGCATCGACTGGACGGACGGCACGGCCCTGCGCATCGGGCGCATCGGACTGCAGACGGAGGAGGACGACCTGCCTCTGCTCGTGGACTGGCGTGCGAACGCGGCACGTCCTTTCTACGAGGCGACACCGGTCCACCCGATGGACCTGCGGCGGCGCCGGCACCTGCGTCTGGAGGAGCGCACGGTCATCTCGGTGAGCGACGAGATCCTGGACGGGACCGCCCCCACCGACGACGACGTCGTGGGGGACGGTCCGCTGACCGAGGCTCTGTCGGCACGGCGTACGGGCATGATGCAGGCGGCCGTCGCGACGCTCCAGGCCGAGCAGGACGAGATCGTCCGCTCCGCCCACCGCGGGGTGACCGTGGTCCAGGGCGGCCCCGGCACCGGAAAGACGGTGGTCGCCCTGCACCGGGCGGCCTACGTCCTGTACGCGTTCCCGCGCGCCGCCGAGGAGGGTGTCCTCGTGGTCGGGCCGAACGCCCGGTTCCTCGACTACATCTCCCAGGTTCTCCCCTCGCTGGGCGAGAACGATGTCGTCCTGGCGACCTGCCAGGAACTGGCCGGGGTCTCCACGGACGTGGTGGACCCGTTCGACAGGGCACGTCTCAAGGGCGGCTCCGGCCTCGCCGATGCGCTGGCCGGTCTGCTGCGCGTCCACCAGGCCCCTGCCGGCGATTTCACCGTGCGGGTCGGACAAGAACGGGTCCACCTCTCCGGCGAGGAGGTCGCCATGGCACGTGAGGCCGCCGTCCGAGCCGTATCGGGGCACAACCCCGCACGCCAGGTGTTCAAGGAGCTCCTGGTCGACGCCGTCACCGACGCGATGCAACGGGACATGAGCGAGGTGCTCGAACAGATCGACGCCGATGCCGAGAGGATGACGGGCATCAACCTCGACCGGTTCACGGGCGTCGCCCAGCGCCGCGTCGAAGGTGCGGCCGACCCCGGTCCGGTCCACGAACTGGACCTGGACGCCATCCGGGACGATCTCCTCGACGACGCGGGCGTCGACCGGGCGGTCGAGACGCTGTGGCCACGGCTGGTACCGGGTGACCTCGTGAAGGCGCTCCTGACGGATGCCGACGCTCTCGCCGAGTACCTGCCCCGCCTGACCGCGCAGGAGCGGTCCCTTCTGCTGCGCGGCCCGGACGACCCGTGGACCGATGCGGATGTGCCCTTGCTGGACGAGGCGGCGAGCCTGGTCGACGGCCCCCCCGAGCGGACGTACGGGCACGTCGTCGTCGACGAGGCCCAGGAACTGACCGCCATGCAGTGGCGGATGATCGTCCGCCGTTGCCCGGCGAGGGCGATGACGCTGGTGGGGGACTTCGCCCAGGCGGGCCCGGCCGCGACCGCATGCGACTGGAAGGAAGCGCTGAGCCCTCACGTCGGACCTCGGTTCAAGCTCCACAACCTGACCGTCAGCTACCGCACCACGCAGGAGATCCTGGAGAGCGTCCGGGACCTGCTCACGCGGATCGCCCCCGACCAGAAGCCCACACGGTCACTGCGGAGCGGTGAGAGCCCTCGCACCGTGACCACCACCCCGGACGGGTTGGTGGCCGCCGCCGTCCAGGAACTCCGCGCCCAGAGCACCACGCATCCGGGCGAGCTCCTGGGCGTGATCTGCGCGGACAACAGGGTGAGCGAACTGACGGCCCAGGGCATCGCTCACCACGCACGCATCGTGCCCGCGTCCGAAGCACGCGGCCTCGAATTCGACGGGGTCGTCGTCGTGGACCCCGAGGAGATCATCACGGCCCGCCCCGGAGGGGAGAGGGACCTGTACGTGGCCCTGACCCGCGCGACCAAGCGCCTCTGCACCATTACCGTCCAGCCCGCCTGA
- a CDS encoding MFS transporter yields MAAPPTLPKSRQRLILSVLMVCSLLIWLDNTVLSITLETLADPVQGLGASPAELQWATGAYTLVFATLMFTAGAMGDSFGHRNVLAVGLVIFAGASIWAAYAGDAGQLIAARAAMGVGAALIMPANFAILLWTFTGAGRATAIAISSTSTGVGMAAGPVLAGLLLGHFWWGSVFLVNVPIIVVALAGIVFLVPNFRSPSVRPMDPAGILLSITGLAALTYGVIRAGQVDDWSRWDVWAPTAAGIVLLVVFVLVELRTEAPSFDPRLLAQRMFGGGNASMALLFFSVAAITFYNAFYMQGALGYSPMKAGLANVPTAVGAVVGAPLGARLVGRWSLRPVAVPALTVAALTMGAVGFLDLRTPLVWIALLLLVQGLSVGMVMAPVTGALLSSLPLERSGAGSAVTNTARQVGSVIGIAVGGTIMSIAYRDAIEPSLGAVPESVRDSARVSAEQARHVATTIDQPALARAADQAFIHAMHVGAVWIMLITLVAVAVLMIALPAAGKKKNPAPEPEYEGARSAEPHSTA; encoded by the coding sequence ATGGCCGCGCCTCCGACGTTGCCGAAATCCAGGCAACGGTTAATTCTCTCCGTGCTCATGGTGTGTTCGCTGCTGATCTGGCTGGACAACACCGTTCTCAGTATCACTCTGGAGACCCTTGCTGACCCGGTCCAGGGGCTGGGCGCCAGCCCGGCCGAGCTGCAATGGGCCACCGGCGCCTACACCCTGGTCTTCGCGACCCTGATGTTCACCGCCGGTGCGATGGGCGACAGCTTCGGCCATCGGAATGTGCTCGCCGTCGGCCTGGTGATCTTCGCCGGGGCCTCGATCTGGGCGGCGTACGCGGGCGATGCGGGCCAGTTGATCGCCGCACGTGCCGCGATGGGAGTCGGCGCCGCACTGATCATGCCGGCCAACTTCGCCATTCTGTTGTGGACCTTCACCGGCGCCGGGCGGGCAACCGCGATCGCCATTTCCTCGACATCCACCGGTGTCGGAATGGCGGCGGGGCCGGTGCTGGCGGGACTTCTGCTCGGACATTTCTGGTGGGGTTCGGTCTTTCTCGTCAACGTCCCGATCATCGTGGTGGCACTGGCCGGGATCGTCTTTCTGGTCCCCAATTTCCGCAGCCCCTCCGTGCGGCCGATGGACCCGGCCGGGATCCTGCTGTCCATCACCGGACTCGCGGCACTGACCTACGGCGTGATCCGTGCGGGGCAGGTGGACGACTGGAGCCGTTGGGACGTCTGGGCGCCGACCGCGGCCGGGATCGTCCTGCTGGTCGTCTTCGTGCTCGTCGAATTGCGGACCGAGGCACCGAGCTTCGATCCCCGGCTGCTCGCCCAGAGGATGTTCGGCGGTGGCAACGCGTCCATGGCGTTGCTGTTCTTCTCCGTCGCCGCCATCACCTTCTACAACGCGTTCTACATGCAGGGCGCGCTGGGCTACTCACCGATGAAGGCCGGTTTGGCGAATGTTCCGACGGCCGTCGGCGCCGTCGTGGGCGCGCCCCTGGGCGCACGTCTCGTCGGCCGATGGTCACTGCGCCCCGTCGCCGTGCCGGCGCTCACGGTGGCGGCGCTTACCATGGGCGCGGTCGGATTCCTGGATCTGCGCACCCCGCTCGTCTGGATCGCTCTCCTGCTGCTGGTGCAGGGCCTCTCCGTCGGCATGGTGATGGCCCCGGTGACCGGCGCACTGCTCAGCAGCCTGCCGCTGGAGCGGTCCGGTGCCGGGTCGGCCGTCACCAACACGGCGCGGCAGGTCGGCAGCGTGATCGGGATCGCGGTGGGCGGCACGATCATGTCGATCGCGTACCGAGACGCGATCGAACCCTCGCTAGGAGCTGTCCCGGAGTCGGTGCGGGACAGCGCCCGGGTCTCCGCGGAACAGGCCCGCCATGTCGCCACCACGATCGATCAGCCCGCTCTCGCACGGGCCGCCGATCAGGCGTTCATCCACGCCATGCACGTCGGTGCGGTCTGGATCATGCTCATCACGCTCGTCGCGGTGGCCGTGCTGATGATCGCCCTGCCCGCTGCCGGAAAGAAGAAGAACCCGGCACCGGAACCGGAGTACGAAGGGGCCCGCAGTGCCGAGCCTCATTCCACCGCCTGA